Proteins from a genomic interval of Actinoalloteichus hymeniacidonis:
- a CDS encoding TylF/MycF/NovP-related O-methyltransferase — translation MTRTAAQVENATYQDLSRAQQVYGEAFRKTFEYIWGSHIPGAVAEFGCFEGFSSLLLADLIGEFDAQTDFYTAFFPRHLYVYDSFSGFPKSVNKVDSISYEVADSGYWRENEDASPPGTEEMLRTEFAKRFGDTGWSVVRGMFEQSLVESPIEEQVAIANLDCDLYSSSVEVLDHLVGRKLLPDGAVLLLDDYNCNRANPRFGMRRAMREVFERTDGFYEYSEFLRYGWHGRAFFVHRLGDSPDPDA, via the coding sequence ATGACGCGCACAGCAGCGCAGGTCGAGAATGCGACCTACCAGGACCTGAGCCGAGCACAGCAGGTCTACGGCGAGGCGTTCCGCAAGACCTTCGAATACATCTGGGGAAGCCACATCCCCGGTGCGGTGGCCGAGTTCGGCTGCTTCGAGGGCTTCAGCTCGCTCCTGCTGGCCGATCTGATCGGTGAGTTCGACGCGCAGACCGACTTCTACACGGCATTCTTCCCCCGCCACCTCTACGTCTACGACTCCTTCTCGGGCTTCCCGAAGAGCGTGAACAAGGTGGACTCCATCTCCTACGAGGTCGCCGACAGCGGCTACTGGCGGGAGAACGAGGACGCCTCGCCGCCCGGGACCGAGGAGATGCTGCGGACGGAGTTCGCCAAGCGCTTCGGCGACACCGGCTGGTCGGTGGTGCGCGGCATGTTCGAGCAGTCGCTGGTGGAATCGCCCATCGAGGAGCAGGTCGCGATCGCCAATCTGGACTGCGACCTCTACTCCTCCTCGGTGGAGGTGCTGGACCACCTCGTCGGTCGCAAGCTGCTGCCGGACGGCGCCGTGCTGCTGCTCGACGACTACAACTGCAACCGCGCCAACCCTCGGTTCGGCATGCGACGGGCGATGCGCGAGGTCTTCGAGCGCACCGACGGCTTCTACGAGTACAGCGAGTTCCTTCGCTACGGCTGGCACGGGCGGGCGTTCTTCGTGCACCGCCTCGGCGACAGCCCCGACCCGGACGCGTGA
- a CDS encoding DHA2 family efflux MFS transporter permease subunit, protein MNQTEPARVKSRWLGLGVLCTGMFMIVTDGTVVNVALPTIQVELGFTQANLAWVINAFLIPFAGLLLLAGRLGDLIGRQRLFLTGLVTFTLASLLCGLAGTQELLIAGRFGQGVAGAMCAGVILGKIVTLFDDPGELGKAFGIFAFVLTSAGAAGLVLGGVLTQLIAWNWIFFINVPVGIATIVLAIRVLDDDRGPGLGRGTDFLGAVLVTSGLMLAVYTLVEIPNVGWGSSSTLGFGAAALALLVGFVVRQAMAANPLMPLRLFRSRNLSGGNILQAVYVSASLGMFFITSLYLQLVLEYTPLQIGMTFLPMTAITAVITLGFAPKLNARYGERRMLIIGLIPIVIGLALLARVPVDGTFLTHLLPSMVLIGGGGLVVPAMTALAMADAPPSDAGLAGALFNTMQQVGGAIGVAVLAAVSTAHTARLATEGTPQVEALTGGYRLGFLVAMGFILLCLAIAVLVLRKTARPVPTDDAAEPAAA, encoded by the coding sequence GTGAATCAGACCGAACCGGCGCGCGTGAAGTCGCGTTGGCTGGGACTCGGTGTGCTCTGCACCGGGATGTTCATGATCGTTACAGATGGCACCGTCGTCAATGTCGCGCTGCCGACCATCCAGGTCGAACTCGGCTTCACCCAGGCGAATCTGGCCTGGGTGATCAATGCATTCCTCATTCCCTTCGCCGGGCTACTTCTACTCGCGGGCAGACTCGGTGACCTGATCGGACGTCAACGGCTGTTCCTCACCGGACTGGTGACGTTCACCCTGGCGTCGCTGCTCTGCGGATTAGCCGGTACCCAGGAGCTCCTCATCGCGGGTCGGTTCGGTCAGGGTGTCGCAGGGGCGATGTGCGCGGGCGTCATCCTCGGCAAGATCGTCACGCTGTTCGACGACCCTGGCGAGCTCGGCAAGGCCTTCGGCATCTTCGCCTTCGTGCTGACCAGCGCCGGTGCCGCAGGCCTGGTGCTCGGCGGCGTCCTCACCCAGCTCATCGCCTGGAACTGGATCTTCTTCATCAACGTCCCCGTCGGGATCGCCACCATCGTGCTGGCCATCCGAGTGCTCGACGACGACCGAGGTCCGGGCCTCGGCCGGGGAACCGACTTCCTCGGCGCCGTGCTGGTGACCTCCGGGCTGATGCTCGCGGTGTACACCCTGGTCGAGATTCCCAACGTCGGCTGGGGATCCAGCAGCACGCTCGGCTTCGGTGCCGCCGCCCTCGCACTGCTGGTCGGTTTCGTCGTGCGCCAGGCGATGGCCGCCAACCCGCTGATGCCGTTGCGCCTGTTCCGCTCCCGCAACCTCTCCGGTGGCAACATCCTGCAGGCCGTCTACGTCTCCGCCTCCCTCGGAATGTTCTTCATCACCTCGCTGTACCTACAGCTGGTCCTGGAGTACACCCCGCTGCAGATCGGTATGACCTTCCTGCCGATGACCGCGATCACCGCGGTCATCACCCTCGGATTCGCCCCCAAGCTCAACGCCAGGTACGGCGAGCGACGCATGCTGATCATCGGGTTGATCCCGATCGTCATCGGCCTGGCTCTGCTGGCCAGGGTTCCGGTGGACGGCACCTTCCTGACACACCTGCTGCCCTCGATGGTGTTGATCGGTGGCGGCGGGCTGGTCGTGCCCGCGATGACGGCGTTGGCGATGGCCGACGCCCCGCCGTCGGACGCCGGGCTGGCAGGCGCGCTGTTCAACACGATGCAGCAGGTCGGTGGGGCGATCGGCGTCGCGGTGCTCGCGGCGGTCTCCACCGCGCACACCGCCCGGCTGGCAACCGAGGGCACCCCGCAGGTGGAGGCGCTGACCGGCGGCTATCGACTCGGATTCCTGGTCGCCATGGGCTTCATCCTGCTGTGCCTGGCGATCGCCGTGCTGGTGTTGCGCAAGACCGCCCGGCCCGTTCCGACCGACGACGCCGCCGAGCCCGCTGCGGCCTGA
- a CDS encoding DegT/DnrJ/EryC1/StrS family aminotransferase, translating into MSGLAFLGGTPIRRPRPWAQWPQYDDATEQELLAALRSRRWAVSWPTDGTQSRERRFAAEFARYNDVNYCASVDHGSSALVVALEALDIGPGDEVIVPVMTWVAPVTSVLRVGALPIVVDVDPETGCVTPEAIRAATTERTKAAIVVHLACTVADLDGIREVTEEAGISLIEDCAQAHGARWRGRNVGTFGALGVFSFQVGKVLAGGEGGAVITSDPALYRRAEQLRADSRRYADVDPPAGGEELVEAGEVMGGNYCMSELTAGVLLDQLPRLAGQHEHREKSAAVLEAGLAELGDFSAIPLPEAADARSIYEYGIRFRPGTFGAVPVGKVAEAIGAELGMALWPPDLPLHRSVMFHPHTKRRFASVWTEEGRQRSLGREYPGAEQYRETTLIFHHKALLGDASDMADIVAAVEKVRDHHEELR; encoded by the coding sequence ATGAGCGGACTCGCCTTTCTTGGGGGCACACCAATTCGTCGGCCGAGGCCCTGGGCACAGTGGCCGCAGTACGACGACGCAACGGAACAGGAGCTGCTCGCCGCGCTGCGCTCGCGACGCTGGGCGGTGAGCTGGCCGACGGACGGAACCCAGTCGCGCGAACGTCGATTCGCCGCCGAGTTCGCCCGCTACAACGACGTCAACTACTGCGCCAGCGTCGACCACGGTTCCAGCGCACTGGTCGTCGCCCTGGAGGCACTGGACATCGGCCCCGGTGACGAGGTCATCGTCCCGGTCATGACCTGGGTCGCGCCGGTGACCTCGGTGCTGCGGGTCGGCGCGCTGCCCATCGTGGTGGACGTCGATCCCGAGACCGGTTGCGTGACGCCGGAGGCGATCCGGGCCGCGACCACCGAGCGGACCAAGGCCGCGATCGTGGTCCACCTGGCCTGCACCGTCGCCGACCTCGACGGCATCCGCGAGGTCACCGAGGAAGCCGGGATCTCGCTGATCGAGGACTGCGCCCAGGCCCACGGCGCGCGGTGGCGAGGCCGCAACGTCGGTACCTTCGGCGCGCTGGGCGTGTTCAGCTTCCAGGTCGGCAAGGTGCTGGCAGGCGGCGAGGGCGGCGCGGTGATCACCTCGGATCCCGCGTTGTACCGCCGGGCCGAACAACTGCGTGCCGACTCGCGCCGCTATGCCGACGTCGACCCGCCCGCGGGCGGCGAGGAACTCGTCGAGGCCGGGGAGGTGATGGGCGGGAATTACTGCATGTCCGAGCTGACCGCGGGAGTCCTGCTCGATCAGCTCCCGCGCTTGGCGGGTCAGCACGAACACCGGGAGAAGTCGGCGGCCGTCCTGGAGGCGGGTCTGGCCGAGCTCGGTGACTTCAGTGCGATCCCGCTGCCCGAGGCGGCCGATGCCCGGTCGATCTACGAGTACGGCATCCGATTCCGGCCGGGCACCTTCGGTGCGGTGCCGGTGGGCAAGGTCGCCGAGGCCATCGGCGCCGAGCTGGGGATGGCGCTGTGGCCGCCGGACCTGCCGCTGCACCGCAGTGTCATGTTCCACCCGCACACCAAGCGGCGTTTCGCCTCGGTGTGGACCGAGGAGGGCAGGCAGCGGTCGCTGGGTCGGGAGTACCCGGGTGCGGAGCAGTACCGCGAGACGACCTTGATCTTCCACCACAAGGCCCTGCTCGGGGATGCCTCCGACATGGCCGACATCGTGGCGGCGGTCGAGAAGGTTCGCGACCACCACGAGGAACTGCGCTAG
- a CDS encoding class I SAM-dependent methyltransferase, producing the protein MSEAEVFADFLSRVNLSGAVVAEIGGAFPIDLLHRQGVAKWYSIDPHRAAETSQDGIREVITARAEEMPLADASVDAVFSCNAFQFLDVAATLVQAHRVLRPGGLLYAHFGPIWSAVDGHQLEYVRYQDRDLTFWDDTLLPPWAHLAYDREELRALLRSGLTEELADLLVAHVHDDDTINRSFFEDYVAAALASGLEWVQLSATDQLDYQIAPPEYDAGLLRTVDPAQLAREVSHRRGVSTQLGVRDVLMVLRKACTAK; encoded by the coding sequence ATGTCGGAAGCCGAGGTGTTCGCGGACTTCCTGAGTCGCGTGAATCTCAGCGGGGCCGTTGTCGCCGAGATCGGCGGCGCATTCCCGATCGACTTGCTGCATCGGCAGGGCGTTGCGAAGTGGTATTCCATCGACCCGCATCGGGCAGCCGAGACGAGTCAGGACGGCATTCGGGAGGTCATCACCGCCCGTGCCGAGGAGATGCCGTTGGCCGATGCCAGTGTGGATGCCGTCTTCTCCTGCAACGCCTTCCAGTTCCTCGATGTGGCCGCCACCCTGGTTCAGGCGCACCGGGTGCTGCGACCCGGCGGGCTGCTCTACGCGCACTTCGGCCCGATCTGGAGCGCCGTCGACGGCCACCAGCTCGAATACGTGCGCTACCAGGACCGAGACCTGACCTTCTGGGACGACACACTCCTGCCGCCGTGGGCGCACCTGGCCTATGACCGGGAGGAGCTGCGCGCCCTGCTCCGCAGTGGACTGACCGAGGAGCTCGCGGATCTGCTGGTGGCGCACGTACACGACGACGACACGATCAACCGGTCGTTCTTCGAGGATTACGTGGCCGCCGCATTGGCCAGCGGCCTGGAGTGGGTTCAGCTATCGGCCACCGACCAACTCGATTACCAGATCGCACCGCCCGAGTACGACGCGGGGCTGCTGCGAACGGTCGATCCGGCACAGCTGGCTCGCGAGGTCTCGCACCGCCGGGGCGTTTCGACCCAATTGGGGGTTCGCGACGTCTTGATGGTGCTGCGTAAGGCCTGCACCGCGAAGTAA
- a CDS encoding 2-deoxy-scyllo-inosose synthase, with protein MATRDEVGAEKQDLLQVRQVRIGDAEYPYRYGAGCIGAILEELATLNADSFVVVSDETVIGLHGDALLPGLRALAPVDVISRPPGEGMKTLTCLAEDIERVLAAGATRRTVVVAFGGGVPGNLAGVIAALLFRGIRLVHIPTTTTAAMDSVLSLKQAINSSRGKNHIGTYLPPHGVFTDVNLLATLPARELRSGLCEAAKNCLAIRPGDLPALREVLAEGRLAEPRSLLWLLECSIAAKTSVTAHDSHEKRAGLILEYGHTVGHAVELVDHRRRGVAGLSHGESIAFGMLVAARISHNRGRLSLDNVRVHDEIVEALGAPTRLPVGIDIEDVLAVVRDDNKRGYLPAGPGQIPFVLLDDLGTPTGDRELPLVPVDLAEVRVALESLAPQRIAEPVGAEVG; from the coding sequence ATGGCGACTCGGGACGAAGTCGGCGCCGAGAAGCAGGACCTTTTGCAAGTCCGCCAGGTCAGGATCGGTGATGCCGAGTACCCGTACCGCTATGGAGCGGGCTGTATCGGCGCGATCCTCGAAGAACTCGCGACCCTGAACGCCGACAGCTTCGTCGTCGTCTCCGACGAGACCGTCATCGGTCTACACGGCGACGCGTTGCTTCCCGGTCTACGCGCGCTCGCCCCCGTCGACGTGATCAGCCGTCCACCGGGCGAGGGGATGAAGACCCTCACCTGTCTCGCCGAGGACATCGAACGCGTACTGGCCGCAGGTGCCACCCGGCGTACCGTCGTCGTCGCCTTCGGCGGTGGGGTGCCCGGCAACCTCGCAGGGGTCATCGCCGCCCTGCTGTTCCGAGGCATCCGGCTCGTGCACATCCCCACCACCACCACGGCGGCGATGGACTCGGTGCTGTCGTTGAAGCAGGCCATCAACAGCAGCCGGGGCAAGAACCACATCGGCACCTATCTCCCGCCGCACGGGGTGTTCACCGACGTGAATCTGCTGGCCACGCTGCCCGCGAGAGAGTTGCGCTCGGGGTTGTGCGAGGCCGCGAAGAACTGTCTGGCGATCCGTCCCGGTGACCTGCCCGCGCTGCGCGAGGTGCTCGCCGAGGGCAGGCTCGCGGAACCGCGATCGTTGCTCTGGCTGCTGGAATGCAGCATCGCCGCCAAGACCAGCGTCACCGCGCACGACTCCCATGAGAAGCGGGCCGGGCTGATCCTGGAATACGGCCACACCGTCGGGCACGCCGTCGAGCTGGTCGATCACCGCCGTCGAGGCGTCGCCGGGCTCTCCCACGGCGAGTCGATCGCCTTCGGAATGCTGGTGGCGGCCCGGATCTCGCACAACAGGGGCCGACTCTCACTGGACAACGTCCGGGTGCACGACGAGATCGTCGAGGCGCTCGGCGCACCGACCCGGCTTCCCGTCGGCATCGACATCGAGGACGTCCTGGCCGTGGTCCGCGACGACAACAAGCGTGGTTACCTCCCGGCCGGACCGGGCCAGATTCCCTTCGTGCTGCTCGACGACCTCGGCACACCCACCGGGGATCGCGAACTCCCGCTGGTCCCGGTGGACCTGGCCGAGGTGCGGGTGGCCTTGGAATCCCTGGCGCCGCAGCGCATCGCCGAGCCGGTCGGGGCCGAGGTCGGATGA
- a CDS encoding zinc-dependent alcohol dehydrogenase: protein MSDNEILALIVRGPKQHELERMPRPVVGEGEALVAVTHVAVCGTDLRLLRGTLHDAEYPVIPGHEWAGRVLEAPSRPELIGKAVVGEGITPCGRCTSCVAGRHNLCLDLDEVGFTRAGAFAEAFTVPEANLRLLPDHLTGAEGCLLEPLCVALHAVERAPDLAGRDVGIIGAGTIGLLIGQLAVAAGAGSVTVAEPSAHRRSIATEFGLGSCTAMGDWAENQPEVVFDATGVASVFPLGLEATRLGGSYVLVGYSGEESTTSAPSTVMLRELTVYGVLSGYDQIDEALRVVAEGTVRLRPLLSDSIPIENYRSVLDEQENPPLRSVFVTGVE, encoded by the coding sequence ATGAGCGACAACGAGATTCTGGCCCTCATCGTGCGGGGCCCGAAGCAGCACGAGTTGGAGCGGATGCCCCGGCCCGTCGTGGGCGAGGGCGAGGCCCTGGTCGCGGTGACGCATGTGGCGGTGTGCGGCACCGACCTGCGGCTGCTGCGTGGCACGCTGCACGACGCCGAGTATCCCGTCATCCCCGGTCACGAGTGGGCCGGTCGGGTGCTGGAGGCGCCGAGCAGGCCGGAGCTGATCGGCAAGGCCGTCGTCGGCGAGGGCATCACACCTTGCGGCCGGTGCACCAGTTGCGTGGCGGGCAGGCACAACCTGTGCCTGGATCTCGACGAGGTCGGCTTCACCAGGGCGGGTGCCTTCGCCGAGGCGTTCACCGTTCCCGAGGCCAACCTGCGGCTGCTGCCCGATCACCTCACCGGTGCCGAGGGCTGCCTGCTCGAACCCTTGTGTGTCGCACTGCACGCGGTCGAGCGGGCCCCGGACCTCGCCGGACGCGACGTCGGCATCATCGGGGCAGGCACGATCGGTCTGCTGATCGGCCAGCTCGCCGTGGCCGCCGGTGCAGGCAGCGTCACGGTGGCCGAGCCCTCGGCGCATCGTCGCTCGATCGCCACGGAATTCGGTCTCGGTTCCTGTACGGCGATGGGGGACTGGGCCGAGAACCAGCCCGAGGTCGTCTTCGACGCCACCGGGGTCGCCTCGGTGTTCCCGCTGGGACTGGAGGCCACCCGACTCGGTGGCTCCTATGTGCTGGTGGGGTACTCCGGCGAGGAGTCGACCACCTCGGCGCCGAGCACCGTCATGCTGCGCGAGCTGACGGTGTACGGCGTGCTCTCGGGCTACGACCAGATCGACGAGGCACTGCGGGTGGTGGCCGAGGGAACCGTGCGGTTGCGGCCCCTGCTGAGCGACTCGATTCCGATCGAGAACTACCGATCGGTCCTCGACGAGCAGGAGAACCCGCCGTTGCGCAGCGTCTTCGTGACGGGCGTCGAATAA
- a CDS encoding radical SAM protein — MVTLPLLPVVPRHVTVFVNWACNLTCRECWMYGDSSAESHWLKEVKRDEISIEMWNAVVDELATNQQEKVYLTIMGGEPLMHPEIVELVKQAKTRMPDCNLDMSTNATLLPRYADKLVEAGIDDVYVSIDGPNAEVNNPIRGRKSFERAIEGLRSLQEATRKAGRGPKIALNFTVTGMNYTYLPDMVRLAEEVGVSEVTVGLASYFTPAEGKASRAAFEDVTSRPFLSWAGYCNEHQHADIEPQRLQELMEEAEGLSDKVEVLIAPTRYDAKQKSKFFTKEWRGIVRENTCMKLWAQTTVLPSGDVISCTTFSDTVMGNIKDSSLGEVFHGDTYQRMRETIKQGLQPICHRCCELNMDIDVDPALYAPVAAGVEG, encoded by the coding sequence ATGGTTACACTGCCCTTACTTCCGGTTGTGCCTAGACATGTGACGGTCTTCGTGAATTGGGCCTGCAATCTCACTTGTCGCGAGTGCTGGATGTATGGCGATTCATCTGCCGAGAGCCACTGGCTCAAAGAGGTGAAGCGGGACGAGATCAGCATCGAGATGTGGAACGCCGTGGTCGACGAGCTGGCCACGAACCAGCAGGAGAAGGTCTACCTGACGATCATGGGCGGCGAACCGCTCATGCACCCCGAGATCGTCGAACTCGTGAAGCAGGCCAAGACCAGGATGCCCGACTGCAACCTGGACATGAGCACCAACGCCACCCTGCTACCCCGGTACGCCGACAAGCTCGTCGAAGCCGGGATCGATGACGTCTATGTCTCCATCGACGGCCCCAACGCCGAGGTCAACAACCCGATCCGGGGCCGGAAGTCCTTCGAGCGGGCCATCGAGGGCCTGCGCAGCCTCCAGGAGGCGACCCGCAAGGCAGGCCGTGGCCCGAAGATCGCGTTGAACTTCACCGTCACCGGCATGAACTACACCTACCTGCCCGACATGGTGCGGCTCGCCGAAGAGGTCGGGGTCAGCGAGGTGACCGTCGGCCTGGCCAGCTACTTCACCCCGGCAGAGGGCAAGGCCAGCCGCGCGGCCTTCGAGGACGTCACGTCGCGGCCCTTCCTGTCCTGGGCGGGGTACTGCAACGAGCACCAGCACGCCGACATCGAACCGCAGCGTCTCCAGGAGCTGATGGAGGAGGCCGAGGGCCTGTCGGACAAGGTCGAGGTGCTCATCGCCCCGACGCGCTACGACGCCAAGCAGAAGAGCAAGTTCTTCACCAAGGAATGGCGCGGGATCGTCCGGGAGAACACCTGCATGAAGCTGTGGGCGCAGACCACCGTGCTGCCCAGTGGCGACGTGATCAGCTGCACCACCTTCTCCGACACCGTGATGGGCAACATCAAGGACAGCTCGCTGGGCGAGGTCTTCCACGGCGACACCTACCAGCGCATGCGCGAGACCATCAAGCAGGGATTGCAGCCCATCTGCCATCGCTGTTGCGAACTGAACATGGACATCGACGTCGACCCCGCGTTGTACGCGCCGGTTGCCGCGGGCGTGGAGGGATGA
- a CDS encoding carboxymuconolactone decarboxylase family protein translates to MGNSGIEGSDTPISPPFRLAVDELVPHVNKRMDALDTAAEKISLDPRLLELVRTRASQVNGCAYCTDSHSAEAVDLGESTRRLLALPVWREAPFFTARERAALELTESITRLSEGAVTDEVWNAAAAEFSEVELAELVWTIAIINTYNRIAGPARPWTIE, encoded by the coding sequence ATGGGGAATTCGGGCATCGAGGGGTCGGACACACCGATCAGCCCGCCATTCCGGTTGGCAGTCGACGAGCTCGTTCCGCATGTGAACAAGCGGATGGACGCACTCGACACCGCCGCCGAGAAGATCAGTCTCGATCCGCGACTGCTCGAACTGGTACGTACCAGGGCATCGCAGGTCAACGGCTGTGCGTACTGCACGGACTCGCATAGCGCCGAAGCCGTCGACCTCGGCGAGAGCACCCGCAGACTGTTGGCTCTGCCGGTGTGGCGAGAGGCGCCGTTCTTCACTGCTCGGGAGCGTGCAGCCCTCGAACTGACCGAGTCGATCACTCGGCTCAGCGAAGGCGCGGTCACCGATGAGGTATGGAATGCGGCGGCTGCCGAGTTTAGTGAGGTAGAACTCGCCGAGCTGGTGTGGACAATTGCCATCATCAATACCTATAACCGTATTGCGGGCCCGGCTCGACCCTGGACCATCGAGTGA
- a CDS encoding glycosyltransferase family 4 protein, with amino-acid sequence MNTERASKKRPLRVLRLTPHFYWPQLAKTSWPVKFDAIGGMQSQIYRLTSQLDAHDVEQTVLTLRIPGAPRKWAMSDRTTVHGVRVPVLPLRSRIRGMVDLNLAWALGVLAYLVRTRSRPDVLHVHCSGVIIPPLLGWLLTRVLRIPLVLTVHCSIIVTYHPMNALDRFLQPFARRIERLAIRASARTITLTPRTVGILAKYTGVSPDRISVLPDVIDADEFAGRSTPEAVDELRRRWRLPEGTPVVGYVGRIAREKGWPIILDIAEELRDTDVHLLICGDGNERDLFEEEVRTRGLVDRVTVTGYLPNEDIPAAMGAMDLLLMAPLHEEFGSVMLEAMACGLPIVAVGVGGVANVLEQGTLGWLVPERTAPAFATGIRDALADKEWRVTTAERAAKTVRARYDLANVAADTASVYRSIV; translated from the coding sequence GTGAACACTGAACGTGCTTCGAAGAAGCGACCACTACGAGTACTGCGGTTGACGCCGCACTTCTACTGGCCGCAGCTGGCGAAGACTTCATGGCCGGTCAAGTTCGACGCCATCGGCGGTATGCAATCGCAGATCTATCGATTGACGAGTCAGCTCGACGCCCACGATGTCGAGCAGACCGTGTTGACACTGCGGATTCCCGGTGCGCCGAGAAAGTGGGCGATGTCGGATCGGACCACGGTGCACGGCGTGCGGGTGCCGGTCCTGCCGCTGCGCTCGCGGATCCGGGGGATGGTGGACCTCAACCTCGCCTGGGCGCTGGGCGTGCTCGCCTACCTGGTGCGCACCCGGAGCCGACCCGACGTGCTGCACGTGCATTGCAGCGGCGTGATCATCCCGCCGCTGTTGGGCTGGCTGTTGACCCGCGTGCTGCGGATTCCGCTGGTCCTGACCGTGCACTGCTCGATCATCGTCACCTACCACCCGATGAACGCCCTCGACCGGTTCTTACAGCCCTTCGCCCGCCGCATCGAACGGCTCGCGATCCGTGCCTCGGCCCGCACCATCACCCTGACTCCCCGCACCGTCGGCATCCTGGCCAAGTACACGGGGGTCTCGCCGGATCGCATCTCGGTCCTACCCGATGTGATCGACGCCGACGAGTTCGCCGGGCGATCCACCCCCGAGGCCGTCGACGAGCTGCGGCGCCGCTGGCGACTGCCCGAGGGAACCCCGGTGGTCGGCTATGTCGGCCGGATCGCCAGGGAGAAGGGCTGGCCCATCATCCTGGACATCGCCGAGGAGCTGCGCGACACGGATGTGCACCTGCTGATCTGCGGTGATGGCAACGAACGGGATCTGTTCGAGGAAGAGGTCCGGACGCGCGGGCTGGTCGATCGGGTCACCGTCACCGGCTATCTGCCCAATGAGGACATCCCGGCCGCGATGGGTGCGATGGACCTGCTGCTGATGGCGCCGCTGCACGAGGAGTTCGGCAGCGTGATGCTGGAGGCGATGGCCTGCGGGCTGCCGATCGTGGCGGTCGGCGTCGGCGGCGTGGCCAACGTCCTGGAGCAGGGCACGCTGGGTTGGCTGGTCCCCGAGCGGACCGCGCCCGCGTTCGCGACGGGCATCCGGGATGCGTTGGCCGACAAGGAATGGCGGGTCACCACGGCGGAACGCGCGGCCAAGACCGTGCGAGCGCGCTACGACCTGGCCAATGTCGCCGCCGACACGGCCTCGGTGTATCGCTCGATCGTCTAG